A genomic segment from Colletotrichum higginsianum IMI 349063 chromosome 5, whole genome shotgun sequence encodes:
- a CDS encoding Vegetative incompatibility protein HET-E-1 — protein MEAVGAAASIITLVEISAKLGRLCVDYIRKVRRSKDEIKRLATENDALAQILKQIQDLLSDDIKSASVRHQLDSSQKLHKNLTSCGKMLQDLTAKLDQEPNASRWKRYVGALKWPLSSTEVSEAISALHRWREMFQTALSIDQVNIARRIEDALDIANLPFAKGAAFDDYDNELEPRCHPETRMDLLRQVASWADTPEGKCVFWLCGPAGAGKSTISQTVAHTFAERNQLGASFFFNKTRDGRNTANLFVTTIARQLARRVPKLRDLILAAIQKDPDLPGKALRTQFSSLVLEPLKNFEPEGLLVPTLVLVVDALDECEAENLTGADTRCERSRMIVNILASMASIKGFNMRVFLTSRPEVPIRLGFRDEVPRDSHQSLALHNIPESIIKHDIRVFLESQLEQIRSSYQIPQEWPGEDAIVRLVEISTPLFIYAATICKFINDSSRRFSPRAQLEEFMERSQGASDIETTYKPVLEQILRGLNDARQESELVQFRRVVGSIILLADPLPLRYLSQLLQTDSEKVVCHLNNLHSVLNVPEDTESDSPISIFHLSFREYLLANPGGKNRFWIEEQSKHTELLDCCLEVMSNKPDKEFCLKNDICQLNEPGVYRKYVPSEHIKRHIPRHLEYACIYWIHHLHRSHKTDPTKAKVYDFLSRHFVHWVEAMSWLGKIEQVVEEVMALQDLFCPDTDAASFLRDAWRFLIEHKDIIDLAPGQIYSSALLFSPENSVIRNIFRSEIPEWVLRAPGAALDWNATSLPIKRYPHGVQSIAFSPDGGIVAAATGKEVDVLRAVSGTVLETISEFDGRPRCIVFISNTRLAIGLQSGTIIFWDFEQDRTTPVHLSDSPVTYLAVSVTGRMVSAFREGLVCLLDEDHHVVHDWHTVRFSRPSDYHSPLLVDDTVASSIFYGVANSPDGIFIALTRLGQPDKIEVCDAGSGVRVREISAPNGFVFGSLAISPKNLLLAVVGVVKKSAYSDWLDVNWRGAYAWDLDRPSNSPTSHLDVSLGHFQRPVFNKNEMLTMTDETNGLCLWNGLRDSPQLIANSNGMSDPCWSPDGKQILLINPTGNEVQIVDIDHLENASQQDTSEHSVDALFTSDLMQLVSSPDGNRVAVVWGHGRLKVWDINTSNGTDFTLCLCVNPKPLLIQHYRGIAVDWSPDSRFVAVALPGELTIYQSLPSSSQFEQTHSRGCDQPADFRQSCLSFSPCGSHLAMGEIYRKPRITLWDFPSLQVRWVRDVEVEGSEYGYDMELRIAPGGKHLVFLLWSTLQLMDLDSGAVMWTKRSDGSHFRNVSMALNSVGSMIAVFATNLLRHNVDDDSNNDDAGWYQFDLFAAEGGRLLKQLVLTKSRLEFPFRYFFMSFAGQDKFVVVNEHLFDVTNANVSSQDGGCDAIIKRACQVSCGYHRDHIDIWIVKDGRGLLHVPTYCTKGGPDKNWIFHPHRYIGFDERRKQPFVIELACDNCMFEDGSDKS, from the exons ATGGAGGCGGTTGGGGCAGCCGCCAGCATCATAACGCTCGTTGAGATATCTGCGAAGTTGGGTCGGCTATGTGTCGACTACATCAGAAAGGTCCGGCGGTCGAAAGACGAAATCAAAAGACTCGCGACGGAGAACGATGCTCTCGCACAAATCCTCAAACAGATACAAGATCTACTCAGCGATGATATCAAGTCTGCGAGCGTCAGGCATCAACTGGATTCATCCCAAAAGCTCCACAAGAACCTGACCAGCTGCGGGAAGATGTTGCAAGATTTGACGGCAAAGTTGGACCAAGAGCCGAACGCGAGCCGGTGGAAACGCTATGTAGGGGCTCTCAAATGGCCGCTCTCCAGTACAGAGGTGTCAGAGGCCATTTCGGCGCTGCATCGTTGGCGAGAGATGTTCCAAACAGCATTGTCGATTGATCAAGT CAACATCGCTCGGCGGATAGAAGATGCCCTCGACATTGCCAACCTTCCTTTTGCAAAGGGCGCGGCTTTTGACGACTACGACAATGAGCTAGAGCCGCGCTGTCACCCAGAGACGAGAATGGATTTGCTTCGTCAGGTTGCCAGCTGGGCCGATACCCCAGAGGGGAAATGCGTTTTCTGGCTGTGCGGTCCTGCGGGGGCCGGAAAGTCCACCATCTCCCAGACGGTTGCACACACCTTTGCGGAGAGAAACCAGCTGGGCGCAAGCTTTTTCTTTAACAAAACCCGAGATGGGCGTAATACGGCGAACCTCTTCGTCACGACAATCGCGAGGCAGCTCGCACGGAGGGTCCCCAAGCTCAGGGATCTCATCCTAGCGGCCATCCAAAAGGACCCTGACCTGCCCGGCAAGGCTCTTCGCACACAGTTCAGCAGTCTAGTGTTGGAGCCTCTGAAAAACTTCGAGCCTGAAGGGCTTCTGGTTCCCACGCTGGTCCTAGTCGTTGACGCTCTGGACGAATGCGAAGCAGAGAACCTCACCGGAGCCGACACCCGTTGTGAACGAAGTCGTATGATTGTCAACATTCTCGCAAGTATGGCCTCCATCAAAGGCTTCAACATGCGCGTCTTCCTTACCAGCCGGCCGGAAGTCCCGATCCGATTAGGATTCCGCGATGAGGTTCCTCGGGATTCGCACCAAAGCTTAGCCCTGCACAACATACCTGAATCAATCATCAAGCACGACATCAGGGTTTTCCTGGAAAGCCAGCTCGAGCAGATACGATCTTCATATCAAATACCCCAGGAGTGGCCGGGGGAGGATGCTATCGTGCGGCTCGTCGAGATCTCCACGCCTTTATTCATATATGCGGCGACCATTTGCAAGTTCATCAACGACTCAAGTCGGCGATTCAGCCCTCGAGCACAGCTGGAGGAGTTCATGGAACGTAGCCAAGGTGCATCTGATATCGAGACAACCTACAAGCCAGTCTTGGAACAAATCCTGCGAGGACTGAACGATGCCAGGCAAGAATCCGAACTTGTACAATTCCGCAGAGTTGTTGGATCCATCATCCTGCTGGCAGACCCGCTTCCCCTTCGATACTTGTCTCAGCTTCTCCAAACTGATTCAGAAAAGGTCGTTTGTCACCTGAACAACCTCCATTCCGTGCTGAACGTGCCCGAAGACACCGAGTCTGATAGCCCCATCAGTATCTTCCACCTGTCGTTCAGAGAGTATCTGCTGGCTAACCCCGGTGGGAAGAACCGGTTTTGGATCGAAGAACAGTCCAAGCACACCGAACTGTTGGATTGCTGCCTGGAAGTCATGAGCAACAAACCCGACAAAGAGTTCTGCTTGAAAAACGACATATGTCAACTGAATGAGCCTGGAGTTTATCGAAAATATGTCCCATCCGAGCACATAAAGCGACACATTCCTCGCCATCTGGAGTACGCATGCATCTACTGGATCCATCACTTACACAGAAGCCACAAAACCGACCCCACGAAGGCCAAGGTGTATGATTTTCTCTCTCGCCACTTTGTTCATTGGGTCGAGGCCATGAGCTGGCTCGGCAAGATTGAACAGGTCGTCGAAGAAGTCATGGCGCTTCAAGATCTCTTCTGCCCAGACACCGATGCGGCCAGCTTTTTGAGAGACGCTTGGCGGTTCCTAATTGAGCATAAAGATATCATCGACTTGGCGCCGGGTCAAATTTACTCGTCCGCGCTACTCTTTTCCCCCGAGAACTCAGTCATTAGGAACATATTTCGGTCCGAGATCCCTGAATGGGTTCTTAGAGCCCCTGGGGCGGCGTTGGACTGGAATGCCACTTCACTGCCAATCAAACGGTACCCCCATGGGGTTCAATCAATCGCGTTCTCGCCGGACGGTGGCATAGTGGCAGCGGCCACCGGGAAAGAGGTCGATGTTTTGAGAGCAGTATCTGGAACAGTTCTGGAAACAATCAGCGAGTTCGATGGCAGACCACGTTGTATCGTCTTTATTAGCAACACCAGGCTTGCTATTGGTCTCCAGTCAGGTACCATCATCTTCTGGGACTTTGAGCAGGACCGCACAACGCCCGTACACCTATCTGACTCTCCAGTCACTTATCTTGCCGTTTCGGTAACAGGTCGGATGGTCTCTGCGTTCAGAGAAGGCCTCGTTTGTCTCTTGGATGAGGATCACCATGTCGTGCATGACTGGCACACTGTCCGGTTTTCTCGCCCGAGTGATTACCATTCCCCATTACTGGTTGATGATACAGTGGCTTCTTCCATCTTTTACGGTGTGGCCAACTCGCCCGATGGGATATTCATTGCTCTCACCAGACTGGGCCAGCCTGACAAGATTGAAGTATGTGATGCTGGCTCTGGAGTCCGAGTTCGAGAGATATCGGCACCCAACGGCTTCGTGTTCGGCAGTTTGGCAATTTCGCCCAAGAACCTACTACTGGCGGTCGTTGGCGTGGTCAAAAAATCGGCGTATTCGGATTGGCTGGATGTGAATTGGAGAGGTGCATACGCATGGGACTTGGACCGACCGAGTAATTCTCCGACAAGTCATCTGGACGTGTCTCTGGGTCATTTCCAGAGACCAGTCTTCAACAAGAACGAGATGCTGACAATGACTGACGAAACAAACGGGTTATGCCTTTGGAACGGTCTACGCGATTCACCCCAGTTGATAGCCAATTCCAACGGCATGTCCGATCCCTGTTGGTCTCCAGATGGCAAACAAATACTCCTCATCAACCCAACCGGAAACGAAGTACAAATTGTCGACATAGACCATCTTGAAAACGCTAGCCAACAAGATACATCAGAGCACAGTGTAGATGCACTGTTTACTTCTGATTTAATGCAACTGGTTTCTTCGCCTGATGGCAACCGGGTCGCTGTGGTTTGGGGACATGGCAGACTCAAGGTGTGGGACATCAACACTAGCAATGGGACAGACTTCACGCTTTGTCTTTGCGTGAATCCGAAGCCGTTGTTAATCCAACATTATCGGGGCATCGCAGTCGACTGGAGTCCAGACAGCAGGTTCGTTGCCGTCGCGTTGCCAGGGGAATTGACGATTTACCAGAGCTTGCCATCGTCAAGCCAATTCGAACAAACGCACAGTCGTGGCTGCGACCAACCGGCTGACTTTCGCCAGAGTTGCCTATCATTCTCTCCGTGCGGTAGCCACCTTGCCATGGGCGAAATTTACAGAAAGCCTCGGATTACGCTTTGGGATTTCCCTTCGCTTCAAGTCCGCTGGGTGCGGGATGTGGAGGTCGAGGGGAGCGAGTACGGATACGACATGGAGCTGCGTATTGCGCCCGGTGGGAAACATTTGGTCTTCCTCCTCTGGTCAACTCTCCAACTCATGGACCTGGACTCGGGCGCGGTCATGTGGACCAAGAGGTCTGATGGGAGTCATTTCCGTAATGTTTCCATGGCGCTCAACTCGGTCGGATCGATGATTGCAGTTTTTGCCACCAACTTGTTACGCCACAATGTTGACGATGACAGCAATAACGACGATGCCGGATGGTACCAATTTGATCTCTTTGCTGCGGAGGGTGGGAGGCTTCTCAAACAATTGGTACTAACAAAGTCTCGTCTAGAATTTCCCTTCCGCTATTTCTTCATGTCATTTGCTGGTCAGGATAAATTCGTCGTGGTTAACGAGCATTTGTTCGACGTGACCAACGCCAACGTCAGTTCCCAAGATGGCGGTTGCGACGCCATAATCAAACGCGCATGTCAAGTCTCATGTGGCTACCATCGGGACCACATAGACATCTGGATAGTAAAAGACGGTCGCGGACTGCTGCATGTACCAACTTATTGCACCAAAGGAGGGCCGGACAAGAATTGGATCTTCCACCCGCACCGATACATCGGCTTCGACGAGAGAAGAAAACAGCCGTTCGTCATTGAGTTGGCCTGCGACAATTGCATGTTCGAGGACGGATCGGACAAAAGCTAG